Proteins from a single region of Streptomyces sp. HUAS 15-9:
- a CDS encoding DUF397 domain-containing protein: protein MPGSPQPESEPRWFKSSYSGGNTTECIEAAFVPFGVFVRDSKQPELGHLMVSPGAWSDFLAGACRASS, encoded by the coding sequence ATGCCTGGGAGTCCCCAGCCCGAGTCCGAGCCTAGGTGGTTCAAGTCGTCGTACAGCGGCGGCAACACGACCGAGTGCATAGAGGCGGCGTTCGTCCCGTTTGGTGTGTTCGTAAGGGACTCCAAGCAGCCAGAGCTTGGTCATCTGATGGTCTCTCCAGGGGCATGGTCCGACTTCCTGGCGGGCGCGTGCAGAGCTTCCTCGTAA